Proteins encoded within one genomic window of Macrobrachium nipponense isolate FS-2020 chromosome 8, ASM1510439v2, whole genome shotgun sequence:
- the LOC135223134 gene encoding basic proline-rich protein-like, producing MPNEMMVNTSNRGDTHSVTTRFVEQTKLYSLKQDISYAASSSESARPGTLGGRLPARPGTLGGRLPARYPGPSGRRLPAARDALPARTPGPARSRGTRAEPGPGGSRDCGPGRLPARPGTLDGRHAPTPTDAPPPGPGPGPCPPRPGTPPRARRLPPVPGRSADACLPVPGRSAGALCPSRPGDARRRLPPSQDRRRALPARPGITLAGACPARPGTLGGALPALPGRSAAPARTSRDPRRVACQPSRDAGGASARPSRATRRRTPSPPVPGRSAGTLPPPRPSRDVGGRLPAPVPGPAAGACRPSPGTPGGLLPAPSRDPGGRLPARPGTLGGALPARPGTLGGGACPPFPGRSAGACPPSRDAGGRLPAPVRERSAGACPPVPGRSADACPPVPGRSAEPARRPDARRDAAGPSRAARRTPARVPGRRGAPARPSRTLGGRCLPVPGPSVGASPPVLGRSAGACPPNPGRSAGTCPPVLGPAAGLARRSLHSVTAILYLRIRICHCIFSILLGIL from the exons ATGCCCAACGAGATGATGGTAAATACGTCTAACAGAGGTGACACACACTCGGTAACTACAAGGTTCGTCGAACAAACGAAGCTTTATTCTTTGAAGCAAGATATATCTTACGCTGCATCATCTTCCGAATCTG cccgtcccgggacgctcggcggacgcctgcccgcccgtcccgggacgctcggcggacgcctgcccgcccgttacCCAGGACCCAgcggcagacgcctgcccgcgGCCCGGGACGCCCTCCCGGCCCGGACGCCTGGGCCCGCCCGGTCCCGGGGGACGCGGGCGGAACCCGGGCCTGGCGGGTCCCGGGACTGCGGgccgggacgcctgcccgcccgtcccgggacgctggaCGGGCGGCATGCCCCAACCCCAACCGACGCCCCCCCTCCCGGCCCGGGCCCCGGGccctgcccgccccgtcccgggacgcctcccCGGGCCCGGCgactgccgcccgtcccgggacgctcggcggacgcctgcctgcccgtcccgggacgctcggcgggcgcgCTATGCCCGTcccgtcccggggacgctcgGCGGCGCCTGCCGCCCTCCCAGGACCGCCGGAGggcgctgcccgcccgtcccgggattaCTCTCGCGGGCGCCtgcccggcccgtcccgggacgctcggcggcgcgctgcccgccctcccgggacgctcggcggctCCGGCCCgcacgtcccgggacccgcggcgggtcGCCTGccagccgtcccgggacgctggcggggcctctgcccgcccgtcccgggccaCGCGCCGGCGGACGCCTagcccgccagtcccgggacgctcggcgggcaccttgccccccccccgcccgtcccgggacgtcggcgggcgcctgcccgcacCCGTCCCAGGACCAGCGGCGGGCGCCTGCCGCCCGTCTCCCGGGACGCCGGGCGGGCtcctgcccgccccgtcccgggacccgggcgggcgcctgcccgcccgtcccgggacgctcggcggcgccctgcccgcccgtcccgggacgctcggaggGGGCGCCTGCCCGCcgttcccgggacgctcggcgggcgcctgcccgccgtcccgggacgccggcgggcgcctgcccgccccggTCCGGGaacgctcggcgggcgcctgcccgcccgtcccgggacgctcggcggacgcctgcccgcccgtcccgggacgctcggcggagccTGCCCGCCGTCCGGACGCTCGGCGGGACGCTGCCGGGCCGTCCCGGgccgctcggcggacgcctgcccgcgtcccgggacgccggggggcgcctgcccgcccgtcccggacgctcggcgggcgctgcctgcccgtcccgggaccctcgGTGGGCGccagcccgcccgtcctgggacgctcggcgggcgcctgcccgcccaacccgggacgctcggcgggcacctgcccgcccgtcctgggacccgcggcgggcctcgcccgccgctCCCTGCACAGTGTAACAGCTATTTTGTACCTTAGAAtcagaatatgccactgcatcttctcaattctcctgggtATTCTCTGA